From a single Sporosarcina oncorhynchi genomic region:
- the copZ gene encoding copper chaperone CopZ, with protein MAEKTTLNVTGMSCGHCVKTIEDNVGKLDGVKSVQVNLEAGTVDVEFESGQIGTKQISDTIEDQGFDVA; from the coding sequence ATGGCAGAAAAAACAACATTGAACGTAACAGGCATGTCTTGTGGACATTGCGTAAAAACGATTGAAGACAACGTCGGTAAATTAGATGGTGTCAAATCAGTGCAGGTAAATCTAGAAGCAGGTACAGTAGACGTAGAATTTGAAAGCGGCCAGATCGGTACGAAACAAATCTCCGATACAATAGAAGATCAAGGCTTTGACGTTGCATAA
- a CDS encoding DUF6176 family protein: protein MNIELTRFRVKQGKSEKVDEWLQFLNDHMKDVLLTLESEKMYVETIFREHLNSDEYLYWYSVQGEGGQDVEQSEHWIDEKHMAFWAECIDETFPGVDLTTEVVMIPDRIRSLMK from the coding sequence ATGAATATCGAATTGACTAGATTCAGAGTGAAGCAAGGTAAATCGGAGAAGGTCGATGAGTGGTTGCAGTTCCTGAATGATCATATGAAAGACGTGCTGCTCACGTTGGAAAGTGAGAAAATGTATGTTGAGACGATTTTCAGAGAACACTTGAACAGCGACGAGTATTTATACTGGTATTCCGTCCAAGGCGAAGGCGGGCAGGACGTCGAGCAATCTGAACATTGGATTGATGAGAAACATATGGCGTTTTGGGCAGAATGCATTGACGAGACGTTTCCCGGCGTAGATTTAACAACAGAAGTCGTTATGATTCCCGATCGCATTCGAAGTTTGATGAAGTGA
- a CDS encoding MFS transporter, with amino-acid sequence MTDSLKLKRATYHLWTFTISKLISSFGAQVYAFAISFYILQLTGSATSFATNLICSILPRTLMAPFAGYVADRYSRKTIVIVAQIATTLAIGGLLTVSIMSGLSLIAIYTTTVILSITSTFSGVTFTSSITGLVDEARIQRAMSMNQMSISFAAIASPAIGGLLYGTVSMSVFLIMYMIASSIAIVLESTMNFTLFSKRKEVVEGEPKESMFQSMKAGLDYARLQSILMTIIWISLIINFLFGAFQVGYSFILIEKMKMDSTHFGLTEGALAVGMIIMSVYMSVRKEAKYPLRIAKWGIILMGIVMGGVAIPLLIKFSYNGMFAFYALLMFSFGILSILINTPMMVMMQKMIDDDYKGRVFSIMETMAMALMPLGMVLFGFLYDILEAQWILLASSGTLILVVLIMARPSVVRKAHPELGETEVVKVEAVQE; translated from the coding sequence TTGACAGATTCTTTAAAATTGAAGAGGGCGACCTATCATTTATGGACGTTTACCATTAGCAAGCTGATTTCATCGTTCGGCGCACAAGTATATGCATTTGCTATCAGTTTTTACATTTTGCAATTGACGGGATCCGCAACAAGTTTTGCGACGAATCTTATTTGCAGCATTTTGCCCCGTACACTGATGGCGCCGTTCGCCGGGTATGTCGCAGACCGTTATTCGAGAAAAACGATTGTCATTGTTGCACAAATCGCTACGACACTTGCAATCGGAGGTTTATTGACAGTAAGCATTATGTCAGGCTTGTCGCTCATTGCGATTTACACGACTACTGTCATTCTATCCATCACGTCGACATTTTCAGGTGTCACATTTACGTCATCAATTACGGGTCTTGTGGATGAAGCACGTATCCAGCGTGCCATGTCGATGAACCAAATGTCCATCTCGTTTGCAGCAATTGCAAGTCCTGCAATTGGTGGCTTGCTTTATGGGACAGTGTCCATGTCGGTGTTCCTTATTATGTATATGATTGCGTCAAGTATTGCGATCGTCTTAGAATCAACGATGAATTTTACATTATTCTCAAAGCGCAAGGAAGTGGTGGAAGGGGAGCCGAAAGAATCGATGTTCCAAAGTATGAAAGCGGGTCTGGACTATGCACGGCTACAGTCGATTCTCATGACGATTATTTGGATTTCATTAATCATCAATTTCTTATTTGGGGCTTTCCAAGTTGGGTATTCATTCATTCTGATTGAAAAAATGAAAATGGATTCGACGCATTTTGGACTGACAGAAGGAGCACTTGCAGTTGGCATGATCATCATGTCTGTCTATATGTCTGTACGAAAAGAAGCGAAATATCCATTACGCATCGCCAAATGGGGAATCATTCTTATGGGGATAGTAATGGGGGGAGTCGCGATTCCATTGCTGATCAAATTTTCCTATAATGGGATGTTTGCATTCTACGCACTTCTCATGTTCAGCTTCGGCATCCTCTCTATTCTCATCAATACGCCGATGATGGTGATGATGCAGAAAATGATTGATGATGATTATAAAGGGCGTGTCTTCTCGATTATGGAAACGATGGCAATGGCGCTAATGCCGCTTGGAATGGTGTTGTTCGGCTTCCTCTATGATATTTTGGAGGCACAATGGATTCTGCTTGCTTCAAGTGGCACACTGATTCTTGTCGTTCTCATTATGGCGCGCCCATCGGTTGTACGTAAAGCACATCCGGAATTGGGGGAAACGGAAGTTGTGAAAGTGGAAGCTGTTCAAGAATAA
- a CDS encoding MFS transporter encodes MKKSILLLMSVQFFVYLGFGIIIPILPEVIVQQNLSEVHVGGLLTIYALASFFTAPLWGSLSDRTGRKKLIMIGLIGFSLSFFLFALFFDNLPMLYVSRIVGGVFSGALYTAVTGFVGDMTTEENRNKYMGFLGMSIGLGFIFGPALGGVLGDISLRTPFIASGILTLLILIYASIILKEPERTGEANKRALLPKGGAMLWKYRIRNLFLLSFMVTFILSGIESTFQLFQINQIDITIKQVGYLFMASGFVDAAVQGGVVRRVKNGSETKWIIGAQIITAIGLILIPFTTNLFWAGFALSVFTAGNALARTILVSLTSKESGGKYGTAAGMTYSMDNMGRILAPLLFTFLITKMDGQIYYISATLAILSIIFVFMYRSSAKTLRNA; translated from the coding sequence ATGAAAAAATCGATACTCCTATTAATGTCTGTACAATTTTTCGTCTATCTCGGATTCGGAATCATCATTCCGATTCTCCCAGAGGTCATTGTGCAGCAGAATCTGTCTGAAGTACATGTTGGCGGATTGTTGACGATATATGCACTCGCTTCGTTTTTCACGGCACCACTTTGGGGTTCATTGTCAGACAGGACGGGACGCAAAAAACTGATTATGATTGGGCTTATTGGATTTAGTCTAAGCTTTTTCCTATTCGCCCTATTCTTTGATAATTTACCGATGCTATACGTTTCCCGAATTGTTGGTGGCGTGTTCTCTGGAGCTTTGTATACTGCAGTCACGGGCTTTGTCGGGGATATGACGACTGAGGAAAATCGTAATAAGTATATGGGCTTTCTCGGTATGTCCATCGGGCTTGGATTCATTTTCGGGCCGGCACTTGGCGGTGTTCTTGGAGATATCAGTTTACGAACACCGTTCATCGCATCGGGTATTCTGACATTGCTCATTCTTATCTACGCAAGCATTATCTTGAAGGAACCTGAACGAACAGGCGAGGCCAACAAACGCGCACTTTTACCTAAGGGCGGTGCGATGCTGTGGAAGTACCGGATTCGCAACTTATTCCTACTTTCGTTCATGGTGACGTTCATCTTATCGGGGATTGAGTCGACGTTCCAATTGTTCCAAATTAACCAGATCGACATTACGATTAAACAGGTCGGCTATTTGTTCATGGCGAGTGGATTCGTTGATGCTGCCGTCCAAGGTGGAGTCGTTCGCCGCGTCAAAAACGGTTCCGAAACGAAGTGGATTATCGGGGCGCAGATTATTACGGCGATTGGACTAATTTTAATACCGTTTACGACAAATCTATTCTGGGCAGGGTTTGCCTTAAGCGTATTTACAGCGGGTAACGCACTCGCACGGACAATCCTTGTTTCATTGACATCGAAAGAGTCCGGCGGGAAATACGGGACTGCTGCAGGCATGACGTATTCGATGGACAATATGGGCCGCATTTTAGCACCGTTGTTGTTCACCTTCCTCATTACGAAAATGGACGGACAGATTTACTATATCTCCGCCACACTTGCCATCCTGTCGATTATTTTCGTATTCATGTATCGCAGTTCGGCAAAAACATTGCGTAATGCATAA
- a CDS encoding D-alanine--D-alanine ligase: MKRKLGLIYGGKSAEHEVSLSTARAVSHAVDFDKYEVIPVYITYSGEWRKGDALLAPVESIEQLRLQRDEEKPDSIHDFLNGNGTPDIILPLLHGTNGEDGTVQGLFEVMNIPYAGNGVLASSAGMDKVVMKQLFAHVGLKQVPYVHFIRNQWKKDRQYWIDKMEHELNFPMFVKPANLGSSVGISKAVDHESLMKAVDFALKFDRKIIVEQGITAREVEVSVLGNDDPVCSVLGEIKPVATFYDYEAKYQDGSTELLIPAPVTDEVETTLKDMAIRAFKVLDCAGLVRADFFVTANDEVLINEVNTMPGFTPTSMFPLLWQNTGKSYPELINDLIELALERYEEKKKIQYTMD, translated from the coding sequence ATGAAAAGAAAACTAGGTCTAATCTACGGCGGCAAGTCCGCAGAGCATGAAGTATCACTGTCTACAGCAAGAGCGGTGTCACATGCGGTGGACTTTGATAAATACGAAGTAATCCCTGTTTATATAACGTACAGCGGTGAATGGAGAAAAGGGGACGCATTGCTGGCACCGGTAGAATCAATCGAGCAATTGCGACTTCAGCGTGACGAAGAAAAACCTGACAGTATTCACGACTTTCTTAATGGCAACGGAACACCGGATATTATTCTGCCATTACTGCACGGCACGAATGGAGAAGATGGCACGGTCCAGGGGTTGTTCGAAGTGATGAATATTCCGTACGCTGGAAACGGTGTCCTTGCTTCATCTGCAGGTATGGATAAAGTCGTTATGAAACAACTATTCGCCCATGTCGGTTTGAAACAAGTACCGTACGTTCATTTCATTCGCAATCAATGGAAGAAAGATCGGCAGTACTGGATCGATAAAATGGAACACGAACTCAATTTCCCGATGTTCGTCAAACCGGCTAATCTCGGTTCAAGTGTTGGTATTAGCAAAGCGGTGGATCATGAATCCCTTATGAAAGCTGTCGACTTTGCACTGAAATTTGACCGTAAGATTATTGTCGAGCAGGGTATTACAGCGCGTGAAGTGGAAGTAAGTGTCCTCGGCAATGACGATCCGGTGTGTTCTGTTCTCGGAGAGATTAAACCTGTGGCAACATTTTACGATTATGAAGCAAAATATCAGGATGGCAGTACAGAATTGCTGATTCCTGCACCCGTGACGGATGAAGTGGAAACAACATTGAAAGATATGGCAATCCGTGCGTTTAAAGTGTTGGATTGTGCTGGTCTCGTCCGTGCTGACTTTTTCGTAACGGCTAATGACGAAGTACTCATCAATGAAGTGAACACGATGCCAGGTTTCACACCGACTAGCATGTTCCCGCTATTATG
- a CDS encoding FtsW/RodA/SpoVE family cell cycle protein has translation MNLQNKPSDRFDWTLAFILGLLAIVSFFAIASAQTAEQYGPTNYVLLQIRWYGLGMIIVAFTMYLDPEQYKKISWPLYGIGVFLLLFLMFAPGGKDQIAEIRLGAKRWLNLPVIGRIQPSEFIKTFFILGMARMVSKHQEKNLISTMKSDLWLLGKIGITLIVPLFFIIQQPDLGTSLVFIAITIAIILVAGISWKIIIPLFSAGATLGVSLLWMALYAQDFMENVLGFDRYQFRRVYSWLDPYSYPSDEGYNLIQAMTAIGSGELSGKGFHGREVYIPENHTDFIFSVIGEEYGFIGACVVISLYFILIYHLTKVALGLKDPFSVYVCTGVIAMIAFHVFENIGMNIQLLPITGIPLPFISYGGSSLFSNMLAIGLIFSMKFHHRTYMFETDEE, from the coding sequence TTGAATCTCCAAAATAAGCCGTCTGACCGTTTCGATTGGACGCTTGCTTTCATATTAGGATTACTAGCGATTGTCAGTTTCTTCGCCATCGCTTCCGCACAAACCGCAGAACAATACGGACCGACCAATTACGTCTTGCTTCAAATTAGATGGTACGGGCTTGGCATGATCATCGTCGCCTTCACAATGTATTTGGATCCTGAACAATATAAAAAAATTTCCTGGCCACTCTATGGAATTGGTGTATTCTTGCTTTTATTCCTGATGTTTGCACCTGGCGGCAAAGATCAGATTGCTGAGATCCGTTTAGGTGCGAAAAGATGGTTGAATCTTCCGGTCATCGGGCGGATTCAGCCTTCCGAGTTCATCAAAACATTCTTCATTTTAGGAATGGCTCGCATGGTCAGCAAACACCAAGAAAAAAATCTGATTAGCACGATGAAATCTGATTTATGGTTACTTGGGAAAATAGGTATCACACTTATTGTTCCACTGTTTTTCATTATCCAACAACCTGACCTTGGTACTTCGTTGGTGTTCATTGCCATTACGATTGCGATTATTCTCGTTGCCGGTATTTCGTGGAAAATTATCATTCCTTTATTCTCTGCAGGCGCAACGCTTGGTGTCAGTCTGTTATGGATGGCCTTGTATGCACAGGATTTCATGGAAAACGTTCTCGGCTTTGACCGCTATCAATTCAGGCGGGTATATTCTTGGCTCGATCCCTATTCTTACCCGTCCGACGAAGGGTATAACCTCATTCAGGCCATGACAGCCATTGGATCAGGCGAACTCTCTGGGAAGGGATTCCATGGCCGCGAAGTGTATATCCCCGAAAACCATACGGACTTCATCTTCAGCGTCATCGGAGAGGAGTACGGGTTCATCGGTGCCTGTGTCGTTATTTCGTTGTACTTTATCCTCATCTATCACTTGACGAAGGTTGCACTCGGACTGAAAGATCCTTTTAGTGTATATGTATGCACAGGCGTCATCGCAATGATCGCTTTCCATGTTTTCGAAAACATCGGCATGAACATCCAACTGTTACCAATCACCGGAATCCCATTGCCATTCATTAGTTACGGCGGCAGCTCGCTATTCAGCAACATGCTCGCCATCGGCCTCATCTTCAGCATGAAATTCCACCACCGAACCTACATGTTCGAAACAGACGAGGAATAA
- a CDS encoding metal-sensitive transcriptional regulator — METVTSCRKSHHPQSVKTNLIHRLNRIEGQIRGIKGMVETDVYCDDIITQLSATQSALNSVAKVLLDGHLKGCVKERLAEGDVEVLDELLVTITKLMRK, encoded by the coding sequence ATGGAGACCGTGACGTCTTGCAGAAAAAGTCACCATCCGCAAAGCGTTAAGACGAATTTAATCCATCGCCTCAATCGTATTGAAGGACAAATACGCGGTATTAAAGGGATGGTTGAAACGGATGTTTACTGTGATGATATTATTACCCAACTATCAGCGACTCAGTCGGCTTTGAATAGCGTTGCTAAAGTCTTGCTTGACGGCCATTTGAAAGGCTGTGTCAAAGAGCGTCTCGCGGAAGGCGATGTAGAGGTGCTGGACGAGCTTCTTGTAACGATTACAAAATTGATGCGAAAATAA
- a CDS encoding S41 family peptidase, producing the protein MKTIFNEIVHIMNNDYAGWKDKAGCDRPEEFRRRMEESGELSNKQFQEIVEEYLLDFNDRHVFFIGENAGEEKAQTLGFKVRRYDDRLYVTEVDAETQLQTGMSFVSVGGLTISELKEKHHRLLNENHPEREKWILVLLQYAEGELDDGNEIRSFSFGSYDKTQFVPTYSVKKVSDDTLLMTMTDFMNPDAISQMVEENKELLDTTDKWIIDMRVNNGGSDSSFHSLFPYLFPEEGFELSDPEDKMLMNCTEASAQRVIPELEAMLEQTEDKQARFVLNIFKREWDRNRGKGFVEFDFSELAGGETFVKGSKHPARIIVMTDVMCGSSGDSFVELAKKSSKVTIIGRATLGVNDYANLVSAKWEEGFELMYPSSRLSRIDKGEGMTGIGIRPHIHIPWTPEHLKEDVDLKKAFELLANPKNVEVN; encoded by the coding sequence TTGAAAACTATATTTAACGAAATCGTACACATTATGAACAATGATTATGCAGGTTGGAAAGATAAAGCGGGGTGCGACAGACCAGAAGAGTTTCGTAGAAGAATGGAAGAGTCGGGGGAACTATCAAACAAGCAGTTTCAAGAAATCGTTGAGGAATATTTACTTGATTTCAACGACCGTCATGTGTTTTTTATCGGAGAGAATGCGGGTGAAGAGAAAGCGCAAACACTTGGATTTAAAGTTCGTCGTTATGACGATCGATTGTACGTGACAGAAGTCGATGCGGAAACACAGTTGCAAACCGGCATGAGTTTTGTGTCCGTGGGTGGTTTAACAATCTCTGAGTTGAAAGAAAAACATCATCGTTTATTGAATGAAAATCATCCTGAACGTGAAAAGTGGATACTTGTTTTACTGCAGTATGCGGAAGGCGAACTTGACGATGGGAATGAAATAAGGAGCTTCTCATTCGGTTCATATGATAAAACGCAATTTGTCCCGACGTATAGCGTCAAGAAAGTGAGCGACGATACGCTACTGATGACGATGACTGATTTTATGAATCCCGATGCAATTAGTCAAATGGTTGAGGAAAATAAAGAGCTTCTTGACACGACCGATAAGTGGATCATTGATATGCGGGTAAATAATGGCGGAAGTGATTCGAGTTTTCATTCTTTATTCCCGTATTTATTTCCTGAAGAAGGGTTTGAACTATCAGACCCGGAAGATAAGATGCTCATGAATTGTACAGAAGCAAGTGCGCAACGGGTTATACCTGAATTGGAAGCAATGTTGGAGCAAACGGAAGATAAGCAGGCACGTTTTGTGCTGAACATATTCAAACGCGAATGGGATCGTAATAGAGGGAAAGGGTTTGTGGAATTCGATTTCAGCGAGCTTGCAGGCGGCGAAACATTTGTGAAAGGGTCTAAACATCCAGCGCGGATCATTGTTATGACGGATGTAATGTGCGGCAGTTCCGGAGATTCGTTTGTGGAACTTGCTAAAAAGTCCAGTAAAGTGACAATCATTGGCAGGGCGACGCTTGGTGTGAATGATTACGCAAACTTAGTCAGCGCAAAATGGGAAGAAGGATTTGAGTTGATGTATCCGTCATCTCGGCTGTCTCGCATCGATAAAGGGGAAGGGATGACAGGGATTGGAATAAGGCCACACATCCATATTCCGTGGACACCTGAGCATTTAAAAGAAGATGTAGATTTGAAAAAGGCGTTCGAGCTTTTAGCTAATCCGAAGAACGTAGAAGTGAACTGA
- a CDS encoding heavy metal translocating P-type ATPase, with protein sequence MTPIKRDIAITGMTCSACANRIEKGLNRMDGVDSAAVNFATEKAVVTFNNDQVDITSIEEKIRTLGFDTVKEEADFQITGMTCSACSARIEKVLSRTEGIQSASVNLALETGKVHYDPAVMSASDVISKIKGMGYGAELKSDVPDGAEDHRQKEIRHKTRLFYISAALSLPLLWTMFAHFSFTSWMPVPDLFMHPYFQWLLATPVQFGIGWIFYQGAYYALRNKSANMDVLVALGTSAAYFYSVYLVLIDSTHGLYFETSAVLITLILLGKVFEAQAKGRSSDAIKKLMGLQPTMASVEKNGVISEIPIAVVQIGDILVIRPGASIPVDAEVVSGESAVDESMLTGESLPVEKSVNDTVFAATVNANGSLRVRANKIGKDTMLSNIIRVVEEAQGSKAPIQRLADQISGVFVPVVVGIAVVTFLVWYFVVTSGDFAQSLTSMIAVLVIACPCALGLATPTSIMAGSGRAAEQGVLFKTAEAMEQTKSIDTVVLDKTGTITKGIPEVTDFLVAEGRDRNTLIGLAAAAESDSEHPVAKAITSFGLDTIGQIPNDEKFEAIPGHGIRSVVRGSTILMGTRKLLADQAIEMNDSIADAAPLEDEGKTVMYMAMNGVHVATIAVADTLKETSKQAIEELRELGLDVIMLTGDQERTAKAIAAKAGVEHVYAGVLPERKAEVVASLQAEGKRVAMVGDGINDAPALAVADIGMAMGTGTAVAMEAADVTLMHGDLLRVSDTIRMSRLTVRNIKQNLFWALAYNSIGIPIAAAGLLAPWVAGAAMAFSSVSVVLNALRLQRVKLR encoded by the coding sequence ATGACTCCAATAAAAAGAGACATCGCCATAACTGGAATGACGTGCAGTGCATGTGCCAATCGAATTGAAAAGGGACTTAATCGAATGGACGGCGTTGATTCGGCTGCAGTTAACTTTGCGACAGAGAAAGCCGTTGTCACTTTTAACAACGACCAGGTCGATATTACATCAATCGAAGAAAAAATCCGCACACTCGGCTTTGACACAGTGAAAGAAGAAGCAGACTTCCAAATTACCGGCATGACTTGTTCCGCCTGTTCAGCCCGGATTGAAAAAGTGTTATCTCGGACGGAAGGCATACAGTCCGCCAGCGTCAACTTGGCGCTTGAAACCGGAAAAGTGCACTATGACCCGGCTGTTATGTCTGCATCAGATGTTATTTCAAAAATAAAAGGGATGGGATACGGCGCAGAACTGAAAAGTGATGTCCCTGATGGTGCTGAAGATCACCGTCAGAAAGAAATCCGGCATAAGACAAGGTTGTTCTATATTTCAGCCGCCTTATCATTGCCACTTCTATGGACGATGTTTGCTCATTTTTCATTCACATCATGGATGCCTGTACCAGATTTATTTATGCATCCTTACTTCCAATGGTTATTGGCGACACCCGTCCAGTTTGGAATTGGCTGGATTTTCTACCAAGGGGCTTATTATGCACTTCGTAATAAAAGCGCGAACATGGATGTCCTCGTGGCACTTGGGACATCTGCCGCCTATTTCTATTCTGTGTATTTAGTGTTGATTGATTCAACTCACGGTCTTTATTTTGAAACGAGTGCCGTGCTAATTACCTTGATTTTACTTGGAAAAGTATTTGAAGCTCAAGCTAAAGGCCGTTCTTCGGATGCAATCAAGAAATTGATGGGCTTGCAACCGACGATGGCATCTGTTGAGAAAAATGGTGTCATCTCTGAAATTCCGATTGCGGTTGTGCAAATTGGTGATATCCTCGTCATTCGTCCGGGCGCTTCGATTCCCGTCGATGCAGAAGTCGTTTCTGGCGAATCCGCAGTCGATGAATCGATGCTTACAGGGGAAAGTTTACCTGTCGAAAAAAGCGTGAATGATACTGTTTTCGCAGCGACTGTCAATGCAAATGGCTCACTGCGGGTTCGGGCTAATAAAATCGGTAAAGATACGATGCTATCCAATATCATCCGAGTAGTGGAAGAGGCGCAAGGATCTAAAGCGCCAATTCAACGGCTGGCTGATCAAATTTCAGGCGTCTTCGTGCCGGTCGTTGTCGGCATTGCCGTAGTCACGTTCCTCGTTTGGTATTTCGTCGTGACGTCAGGCGATTTCGCGCAAAGTCTAACTTCAATGATCGCTGTTCTTGTCATCGCTTGTCCATGTGCACTCGGCCTTGCAACACCTACATCTATTATGGCGGGATCTGGTCGGGCTGCGGAACAAGGGGTTTTATTCAAAACAGCTGAAGCAATGGAACAGACGAAGTCAATCGATACAGTCGTACTCGATAAAACCGGGACGATTACAAAAGGAATTCCAGAAGTAACTGATTTCCTCGTTGCTGAAGGCAGAGACCGCAACACTTTAATCGGATTGGCGGCTGCCGCGGAAAGTGATTCTGAGCACCCAGTCGCCAAGGCCATTACTTCTTTTGGACTCGATACAATTGGGCAAATCCCAAATGATGAAAAGTTCGAAGCGATTCCAGGTCACGGAATCCGTTCCGTTGTCCGAGGCTCCACAATTTTAATGGGCACACGAAAACTGCTTGCTGACCAGGCGATTGAGATGAATGATTCGATTGCGGATGCAGCACCTCTTGAAGATGAAGGAAAAACCGTCATGTATATGGCGATGAATGGTGTCCATGTAGCCACAATTGCTGTTGCGGACACGTTAAAAGAGACGTCGAAACAAGCGATCGAAGAACTTCGCGAGCTCGGACTCGATGTCATCATGTTGACGGGCGATCAGGAGCGCACTGCGAAAGCGATTGCGGCAAAAGCAGGCGTTGAGCATGTGTATGCAGGCGTATTGCCGGAGCGCAAAGCAGAAGTCGTCGCCTCCCTGCAAGCGGAAGGTAAGCGAGTTGCGATGGTTGGTGACGGCATTAATGACGCACCTGCCCTTGCTGTGGCGGATATCGGTATGGCGATGGGAACGGGAACTGCGGTTGCCATGGAAGCGGCGGATGTTACGTTGATGCACGGTGATTTGTTGCGCGTCTCCGATACGATTCGAATGAGTCGTCTCACTGTGAGAAACATTAAGCAGAACCTGTTCTGGGCGCTCGCCTATAACTCGATTGGCATTCCCATTGCAGCAGCTGGACTACTTGCTCCGTGGGTTGCGGGTGCCGCGATGGCGTTCAGCTCGGTGTCTGTTGTATTGAATGCATTGCGATTGCAACGCGTGAAATTGAGATGA
- a CDS encoding Lmo0850 family protein → MAKDKVDLKKIITNLAKLGVSATATKSRLDMLKALAPPANDPQIQS, encoded by the coding sequence ATGGCGAAAGATAAGGTTGATTTAAAAAAAATCATCACCAACTTGGCGAAGTTGGGTGTTTCGGCAACCGCAACGAAATCCCGTCTAGATATGCTGAAAGCCCTCGCGCCACCTGCAAATGACCCGCAAATACAGTCATAA
- a CDS encoding FtsW/RodA/SpoVE family cell cycle protein, with translation MNSIKRPADRFDWVLAFILLLFGVISIIAISSAQTTGQYTRNFIPSQIQWYVVGSIIIAITMYLEPEQYKKAAWVIYGGGIFLLFLLFILPDGMALVAPRNGAKSWFHLPFGIGSIQPAEFMKTFFIIGLARAITKHHEKYLEKTLQTDFLLLGKILAVLLLPLAFIMMQPDLGTGLVFIAITAALIIVADITWRIILPIFIGTATIGALLLWMALYAQEFLAKFGFKPYHFERIYSWIDPYSYSTNEGLNLITSLNAIGSGEIFGKGYQGREVYVPESHTDFIFSTIGEDWGFVGASLVICLYFFLIYHMTKITLELKDPFSTYICAGIIAMITFHVFENIGMTIQLLPITGIPLPFISYGGSSLMGNMLAIGLIFSMKFHHRTYMFSKDEDD, from the coding sequence ATGAATTCAATTAAAAGACCTGCGGACCGCTTCGACTGGGTACTCGCATTCATCCTCTTGCTGTTCGGTGTTATTAGCATTATCGCGATTTCTTCCGCACAGACAACCGGACAATACACTCGCAACTTCATCCCATCGCAAATTCAATGGTATGTAGTCGGTTCCATCATCATCGCTATAACGATGTACTTAGAACCTGAACAATATAAAAAAGCAGCCTGGGTTATTTATGGAGGCGGCATCTTTCTACTCTTTTTGCTGTTCATCCTACCCGACGGCATGGCACTCGTTGCGCCGCGTAACGGAGCAAAAAGTTGGTTCCACCTACCATTTGGAATCGGGAGCATCCAACCTGCAGAATTTATGAAGACGTTTTTCATTATCGGACTTGCCCGTGCAATTACAAAGCACCATGAAAAATATCTTGAAAAGACATTGCAGACAGATTTCCTGTTGCTAGGTAAAATTCTCGCTGTCCTATTGTTACCGCTAGCCTTCATTATGATGCAACCCGACTTAGGGACAGGACTTGTTTTCATTGCCATTACTGCTGCCCTGATTATTGTAGCTGACATTACTTGGCGCATCATCCTACCGATTTTTATCGGTACAGCGACAATTGGTGCTCTGTTGCTTTGGATGGCATTGTACGCACAGGAGTTTCTTGCGAAGTTCGGGTTTAAACCGTATCACTTTGAACGGATTTACTCATGGATTGACCCGTATTCATATTCCACCAACGAAGGCCTTAACTTAATCACTTCACTGAACGCCATTGGTTCTGGTGAAATATTTGGCAAAGGCTATCAAGGTCGGGAAGTATATGTACCTGAAAGTCATACCGATTTCATTTTTAGCACAATCGGTGAAGATTGGGGATTTGTCGGCGCAAGCCTTGTCATCTGCCTCTATTTCTTTCTCATCTATCATATGACGAAAATTACACTTGAATTAAAAGACCCGTTCAGCACATACATTTGTGCAGGTATCATCGCCATGATTACGTTCCACGTATTCGAAAACATCGGTATGACAATCCAATTGCTGCCGATCACAGGCATACCTTTGCCGTTCATCAGCTACGGCGGCAGTTCCCTCATGGGCAACATGCTCGCCATCGGCCTAATATTCAGCATGAAGTTCCACCACAGGACATACATGTTTAGCAAAGATGAAGACGATTGA